In Erpetoichthys calabaricus chromosome 11, fErpCal1.3, whole genome shotgun sequence, the DNA window TGTTACCTAACAGGAATAGTCCAGGTTTTTGCAGGGGGTGGGGGGGATTGTAGGGACGGTACATAAAACAATATTCGATAGTTATAATAAAATATCACCACACTCACAGCAAAGCAAACCCTACAAGGATCACTCATCACTACTTACCAATTTCTAATTGAAAAGTAGAAAAGTCCACAGTTTCATTAATTTACGCACTTATTCACTTAGCAGACACTTGTATCCAttcgacttacaaaagaggtcaacataaacAAATGACCACTAAACCAAACAGAATAACACAAGACTAGTTTATCTTTACTTCGTAACAAGACCTCTATGAGCTTTACACATCTCCACACTGCCATTTCTCCCCATTCTTCTCTGTCAAACTGCTCAGGCTCTGCCAGGTGTCATAGTGACCCTGAGTGACCAGCCTTTGACACATGcagtcacaaattctcaattggattgaggtcaggaaTCTTAACTTAGCCACTCCAGGATATTCACACTGTGTACAGAATCTCCCATGTGCCTTTTCGGAAGATGTTCTgtgcatttcttttctttgtcactctcccataaagctgcgaATGAAGTACCTGGACAACAGTTGTTGTCTACCCCGTCTCTCCAATCTTAGCCGCTGAAGCTTCTCACTCCTGCAGAGTTCTCATAGGTGTCTTGATGGCTTCCCTCACTCATCTTCTTCAGTTTTTGATGCTGATCTACTCTAGCAGATTTGTAGCTGTGCCACACCGTTTACATTTCTTCAtctctatatacatataaaatccaacgtctgtctgtctgtatgtttgttcacttttcacgagagaactaattaatggatttagattgggtttttttctataatttgcttgaacaatccatttgattttgcaacttctctcattgcgctaaataTCACAGTTTGCTTACGGCACCGATTAATCAGCACAAATCAAagagagaagcagcgggccgagaggagggggaggcgggacctcaggagtagggagccgggcagggccatcctcactcacatgccagcttcCGTTCGAGTcgggtctgtatgtctgtccacttttcaggagagaactacttaacggatttagatcaggttttttttcagttgattttgtaaCTTCCCTCATCACGccaagtatcacagttcgcttgcggcaGCGATTTATAAGCACGAAGTGAAGAGAGAGGCTTCGGGCCGAGGAGGCATAAAATGAATCAACTGGTGCTCAAAATTATCTGACACGCGATCTCAGACACACACTTCAATAAATACAGTTTTAGAACACAACAATTCAGTTCATTATtctacagaatttttaaattccattaatcCTCCTGGCATGCCAACCCACAACTTAGCACTGAAAGCAGGAGCACCGATTATTCTTTTGAGAAACCTGAGGCCACCCAAACTTTGCAACGGCACCCGTCTCCAGGTCTGTCAGCTTCAGATCATCATCATAGAGGCAATAATCATCACAGGATGTGGCATTGGCGAGAGGGTTTTAATCCCTCGCATTCCTCTAATCACGACAGACATgccctttcaattcaagagattacCGTTCCTGGTGGCTTTGCCTTGTAATGTTAATTACAGGGACAGACACTCAAGTTGGCAGGGGTTGATCTTAGCTCACCATGCTTCTCACATGGTCAGCTTTCACCTGGGTTCGTTCCCCAAGAAACCTATATGTCCTCTCCCCAGAtaggaaaaccaaaaatattgtatatcaagaggccctcagatagaaaacctatcaatataaattgttctcaatacaaattacatttaaaaactttttttaattgatttctaaagtttgtcctgtttcactactacgagaGCgtagccatgggggacagctagtgacTGATATAAGCAGATATTCAGTCACTTGGAcgtttcttgtctccatcccaaTTTCTGCTTTCTATAGAGTTGCTTGGAGTGCTCCTTTATCTTTATTGTGTAGGTCAGACCATCATACTGACTGAATAAATGTTGGCCCTTCCAAATGGAGGTGTATTTATACTGCGATCAGCTGAAACCACAGACATGTGATCCATACGTATCTACACAGATATGTGACATCTAAAACAATTTGGTTTCACATTAAAGAAAGTGAACACTTAATGTGAACAAAGGCAGCAGACAGAATAATGTTTCATTAGCCTTCATCGCATTTTATGCTTTGAAAGGTGAAACAGGATGTTCTACTTTCTTCTTAGGTAAATATTTAAACTGGAGAacaaacaggagaaaaaaaaaatcataatccttggcttttcattttcctttcctgCATACCACACTTACCGTTTCAGCAGATAGGGGTCAAAAGGGAAGAAGGTGTCTAGAGGATTGGACTGGACAATCACACAATCGCCCATTGCATTGCTCCTCACAACTGACAACTGCTGTCGGTTGTTACGTTCAATGATTGTGTAACAAAACACAAGCTGATACTTCCTAGAAGGAAAAGAAGCAGAATGACAACTCAGTTACTGTAAATTGACATGCAAAACATCTAAAACAGAGTGCTTCAGAAACAAACTAATAATACCTCTCGATTCTTATTCCCCTCTAGCATGGTCTGTGAAAGAGAAAGATCTGGAAAAGCATAGTTGCCAACAGCACATAAGCTATggaaatatactgctcaaaaaaactaaaggaacactttttaatcagagtatagaatcaagtcaattaaatttctgggctattgatctggtcagttaagtagcagagggggttgttaatcagtttgagctgctttggtgttcatgaaattaataacaggtgcacttgaggggcaacaatgagacgaccccctaaaaaggaatggtttaacaggtggaggccactgacatttttccctcctcatctgtttttttcactcgttttgcatttggctacggtcagtgtcactactggtagcatgaggtgatacctggaccctacagaggttgtacaggtagtccaacttctccaggatgtaACAACAATTTGCTGTCCCTAACCTAACCCCCAGCACAGCCTCAAGGGCAcggaagagattccaggagacaggcagttactctaggagagctagaaggtccttaacccatcagcaggactgactggTATCTGCAaatttgggcaaggaggaacaggatgagcactgccagagccctacaaaatgccTATGAGTGGcaagcaggccactggtgtgaatgtctctgaccaaacaatcagaaacagaatttGTGAGGGTGGCTTGAGGATCAGACATCTTCTAGTGGGCCCTGCGCTCAATGCCCGGCACCGAGGAGCTTGAAtggcatttaccatagaataccagaactggtattgggatgaaatcatTGGACcctttgtcagaccctatgctggtgcagtggttcccgagttcctcctggtgcacgacaatgcccagccttgTGTtgagagagtatgcaggcagttcctggaggatgaaggaattgataccattgattggcccccacactcgcctgacctaaatctaatagaacacctctggaacattatgtttcggtccatccaacaccaccaggttgcacctcatcCTGTCCAGgatctcagtgatgccctggtccagatctgggaggagatcccccaggaagccatctgtcgtctcattaggagcatgctcacccctgacgttgtcaggcatgcatacaagcactctCTTGCCAAGACTCTACTcccacaattgctcagtttggccaagcAGCAAGCCCTACGAAGAGTTGTGggtgttccaaacttcttccattcagGAATTATGAATGCAGTTGTACTTTTGGGAActttcaatgctgcaggaatttttttgtagccttccctaaaTCTGTGCCGTGACACAATCATCTCTCTAAGCTCTACAGGCAATTTCTTCAACCTCATGATTTTGCTCTAATACACACTGTCAACTGTGACAGGtatatgcttttttttcccctaatcATGTCTTTTCAATTGAACTGACAACAGGTGGATTCCGAACTAGGTGTAGAATCATCTTAATGATGAGCAATTGAATAGGATGTACctaagccaaatttcaagtgtctaAAAAGATTACGAATATTATATTGTGTAAAATTTACATCTGGAATAACATTCAACATTGGTCTCCATATCACAAGAATATCATAATGATAGGGAGTGATATGTCAAAACAACTAAATTTTAGTATTTTAAGACTTCCTGGTAATATTCATGACAATagtttgtaaaaatgtttaaataacgtTAGGAATCGCCAAATGTGCATTTACCTCATAATCGCAGCAAACATGTTGGTGACAGCTGGTAAGCAAACCTTCAATGGATTAAGCCGACACATGACAAGACGCTCCAGGTTGAGTTTCTGAAGATATGCCAGACCTAACAGAAATGATATACATTGTTTTAACAATATAATCTCTTTCCTCTGAATATAAAAACAACAGTGTTGTAACAGGGTTAATCTGAAAGGCACAGTTAATGAAAACTCTGCTGGAACCTGTAAATCAAATGTACTGACTTCTGTTCATTCTAATTATGTTGATATAAGgatcttacatttttttaacactttttttttctccaagtcaTCCTAAACATACAAACCTGTGAAAAATATTGTAACAGgcaatgattttaaaaaagtagCATTTTACTTTTAATCACATGCATCATTACAAAAAAGTCACTAATAAGTATCAAACTGAGATGTCATATATTGTTATGACTTATGCAATAAATATGGCCTCTCTTAAATTATAATCGTTTCACAGCTGTTACTAACCAGAGCGTAGGTTTCCATCCACCATCTGTCTATGTCTGAATACCAGTGTGTAGAAGACAGCCTGGCAAGCAGCATAGAAAGGCCCATGCAGCATAACATCACAGAAGGCCTTTGAGCCTGTGTCTTGGCTATCAATGTACTGATGGACCCAGAGGACCAGGAGATCGAGGCAGGCCTTCACTGTCCTGAGGTGAAGAGTCAAGGAAACGGTCAACAGTTAGTAAGGCAATCCTGATTAGCAACGACAGTGATAAACTCTCACTTCTGCCACTTTCTAGTAACAGCTGTTTACTGTATCCAGCTCTTTATGCTCCGTGTTTATATACTGAGGATAAGGAAAGAATCTGTCAACAGACAACCAGTAATCAGCTACAGCTTTAAAGCATAAATTCAGTTCATTTGGTAAtttacttaattttctttttgaaatggcaaaatatttacattattatacATATAGATAGCCATGAAAGGcgcgaatggatggatggatggatggatggatggatggatggatagccatGAAAGGCgcgaatggatggatagatagatagacatgaaaggcgcagatagatatgaaaggcgcagatagatatgaaaggcactatatgatagatagatagatagatagatagatagatagatagatagatagatagatagatagatagatagatagatagatagatagcttttcatttaaaatgcacacaCTTCTCCTACACCACTTACACAATGGGAATAAACTTGGCTCTGGCAAGGAAGCTGCCAATGTAGCCTGCCGCAGATTGCCGGATCACAGGTGGATTGTTGGGGCTCTGCACTTTTTTCCAGAGATGTTCCAAGAAGGCTTCTGCAAAGCCCTACAGATCATTAACAAAACAAGAGAGAACCACATTTAAAAAGAGATCTGACTCCAGAATAAGTCTTTTGCTAtcactctttttttgtttttttgcagaacCAAAAAGATGCCATAACTAAAAATAAGTACAACTAAAGCTCAGCCTTACTCAGGATAAAAAAAAAGGATTGTGAGAGCAATGTACCGAAGCTAAAAGTAAAAATTCACCATTCACAGATTCTCCCATCTAAAGGAGAAAACTCCTCATCTTTCGGAGGCACgctagttttaaataaagcaaTGGTGACCAAtggacattttcacatcatttgccattgttaGCAGTGGTCCCCATTGGCTCGTATTCTATCATAAACGTTATCTTCATTGTGCATAAAAACAtaacagtaaaacattttctTGGCCATCGTTATAAACTACAAGGggtaattaacaaaaaatattttaagagtggagtactcattaaaaaaaaaaatgaattaacaacAAAAGACTGTAGTTGTAAACACAAACAGATTGTAAATGGTCATGTGACTAAGACAGTGACAGTTTTTTCCCCCTGGGGGGGATATTACCCCCCATCCCCCAAAAAGGTGTGCCCAATCAAACCTTTTAATATCACCTTACCAATTTGAAACTGCAGAGGTAGAAGATAACAAACTGTACATGACTGGAGGCATGAGTGGGTAAGATAAGTTTGTCAAAGATGGCAATCAGGTCCTTGTACAACTCTTTAGTGCGAGTTAACTCCAGCacatctgttaaaaaaaataaaaaatgtcttaaTAAACTTCCAATCTCCCTGAAGAAATAAAGGGTATTGCTGTATCTGTGATAATAAGCAGAGCAGGCatcacttttacttttttcttgagTCTGAATTAAACAAAGAGGATAATCATTTATTCATGTCACACCACCTTCTTAATCCTATCAAAATGCTTTAGACAAAACATTAAGATGGAATGAGCCCCTTTGCGATTTGGCTTCAGATATGGTCTGTATTGACTTCTACAGAACAGACACGTGTACCACAGCTGCCAGTATGAGTGGACAGTTCAGCTGATACATAAGGAAATCCTGATTCCAAGTCCATCAGAAGCTAATGGTATGTCAGCTATATTCATTCTTTCTGTGAAATTGTACTTTTTCTGTTATTGCTTGCTTTTGAAAAAATACTGGCTCCCCAATATTGGAGGGGTGGACTGTAGCAGCAAAATCTGATATCTCTCCTTCTCTACAACCATGTTGCTGCAAGTACACAACCATAACTGACTAACAAATACATTTCTGACAAGCAGCAgagcaagaaaagtaaaaattgcaGACCTTTACATACATGCTCCTGAAATACAGTACCAGGTTTGAAAGTCTTTCATATGGGGCTCAAAATCAATTGTCCTCAACTGGACTAGTCTTGTTATTTTAATACAATCCATTAAAACAATTGCTGAAAAACTAAAGCACACCAGGCCTTTCCCTTACCATTCACAAAGCAGATGTCTTTAATGTATGCTAGCAAAACCACCATGAGGTAGTCCAGACGTTCTGCTACAGGGTTTGCCATGATTCTGTCATCTGTGGGAGGATTAACATGTTCGTTATCTTCATCTTCATCCTATGTTACAAAATTGAGAAATTCaacaaacacttaaaaaaaggaatttcacaaagaacacaagtaatcacTTATTCCTTTGTATGGTCCACCACCTCATGGTAGAGACAAGATATCAAACCTATAAATTCTAAACAACCTAAAAATGCTTAGGTGTAAATGGGCCCCAAGTCCGGAATATAATTGAACTTCACATTAGTGTctagttacaaaaataaataccttTATCAGATAATTATGGTAATTGTATGGCTTTTTAAGCTTTTCTTTTAGCTAAAATGTGATATTCCTTTTAAACAGAATTATTATTAGGTGGCTACCGATGGTTCAAAATGTCCTGTTTAACTTCAATGGCTTTTAATGCAAGATTTAAAGCAGAGGACAGCATTCTCTGAAACAAATTGATTCACAGCTTTTCAAAAAACCAGAAGTTAATCACATGGAAAATGATGATATATACTGAAAATATGATCGCTATTTGATGAGTATGAAGAGACAGCTTGCTTAGTCACTGATCCTCACCCTCAGGGTTTGAAGCAGGAGCGGTACACACCAGTACAGCATCCCAGCTTCATTCCTTTTCCACAGTGGCATAATGGAACCTACTTCTCCGACTCTAAGATTACATACGTACTGTTTATCAGGGTACTTAAAACTCCAAGGGAGTCAATCTTGAACCCCACTCCGCCCACTGCACCGCAATTGAGGAAAATGTCTACATTTTACAAGAGTATCGCTAATTATTTGCTTTCACTTCAAGCGTTGCTCACCATAATGAAGAGACATTCTTCTCGGGATGCAACAGCCATCTCTTCTGCTTGCTGGGCTGCATTCTCCTCTGCTTCCTCAATGCTGTTTCGTGAAGCACTAACCTGATGAGACAAAGGAcacataattaaatttattttttccttttcttagaCGAGGGAACTTTTCCCCCTGCTCTGAgacaatcacatctcgtctcaagattttttttttttataatagagagacatcacACTGATAAATATGGAAGTGTATAACAGaaccacagaaaagaaaaaaaaattgggggaACAGTTACCCGATTACAGAAGAAAGGTCCAAAGTTCAACTATAACcttaaaatttcaactttaatcttatAGTTAATTTCacaattaacccttaaactgccacatacttgggggtttaatgcacccctggacagcaaatacttttttgccgcactttttaagtaaacgtcacaattcacaaagaaaatgtgaaattgtaatgtaacacatttttttttcatgcaaagagcatcacaattcttgcgacactgatcattttacacactgccaatgaactgtaaaaactatttaaaaaactactgcaacaatctattattatatgtacaaggtgcaactgacaccattgatgaaattcagtaaatcaccaagccaactgcgcttgaactggctgcacgcaatcACACAGAGGTAACCACTGACActtgcaggctcgtctagtgcagcggccGAATCCCAGGAAGAGTGATGATGCAGTTCATGAACGtgctcatgagctggctgctcaaccaatatatggcactgactgatcagctccggcgtgctggcaaattgctctgggaagcaactatagccggttgcagcgTTCAATAAATGTACATCgtcgaatatactcggctctggcgtgcttccaaattgcactggaaacagACATTAGCCGATTGCGGCATTCAGCGAATGTACTcggctccggcatgctggcaaattgcattgggaaccgactataacCGGTTCCgacggtttaagggttaaagttgAAATTAGCGTAAGATAGGAGCCCTGATCTGAATCCCAATGACGAACTGTGGGAAGAAGTGAAATTCACAGctgatagatacttcattaatcccaaggggaaattcacagctgTTGAGAAGATGCCAATTAAACCTGAGAGAACTAAAGAAAGGTGGGCCAAACAACCAATTGAAGAGTGTAGAAAACTCAGTAAGAGCAACACAAAGTGCTTGATGGCAAAACCTTTgctacaaaatattaggttaagggaaTCAGTATTTTTGCCCATGAaatttttatttcactgtttaaaattaaatgttcactcataaattaaaagaaaagtttgTTTTATCCAATGTGACAAAGAATTTTATTCAGCTACAGCAACATATATATTGTTTTGTCTATGCTGCCCGTTCCCCAATCCTACAATATTGAGTTGATACTCACATCAAGCTTGAGCATCTTTTCAATAACCAGCTCCAGAATCTCCCGACGCAGAACTGGGAAGCTCACTGTTATTCGCAGAAGATTGTGGACATAGCACTCCTGTATTCAACACCAAAACAAGTGAGGTTATTACTGAAAATGATTACAGTTGTTCTCTCTTAAGATGTAAACTAGCATCAGGCACTGAAATAGCTGCTCAAAACCCAAAAGTCTGTTCATAAGATCAGTCACAAAAGCTATTGTGGCAAGTGAAGTTTctaaatgggctttaacaagacattctgcatttttatattagtgtgtTAAAGCTAGGAAATCTTACACCCAGTATAAGAGAGCTGGCATTAGTCTACTATGTAGAATTAAATCTAACCAAAACAGGTAACACTGTTTTTGCTCCTTGtccatagattttttttattttattttttttaagtaagaaaacattgttttaaatttacaaaGCACGAACAGTGGCCGATATTTATCAAGTCTCTGAAAATTGCTCAGAGTAGAAGGAGGTTAATAATGAATGACTCCACAATCTTCCAGCAATCCAAATCACAAAATGGCACTTGAGAAGGCGTTTTgcagtttccttggaaatcatgaaGGTGCTTTGTCGTTTTTGGATACTAATGCTTCACGTCAAAGATGATGATAATgatcaaataatattaaaaggaggaaaacatattaagggcggcacggtggcacagtggtagcgctgctgcctcgcagttaggagacctgggtcgcttcccgggtcctccctacgtggagtttgcatgttctccccgtgtctgcgtgggtttcctccgggtgctccggtttcctcccacagtccaaagacatgctggttaggtggattggcaattctaaattggccctagtgtgtgcttggtgtgtgggtgtgtttgtgtgcgtcctgcagtgggttggcaccctgcccgggattggttcctgccttgtgccctgtgttggctgggattggctccagcagacccccgtgaccctgtgttcggattcagcgggttggaaaatggatggaaaacatATTAAGGTGGGATACTGTGCTAATCTGCACGCAATTGTTGCCTCTTCACAATAACTGTAACAAGtaccaagatggaaagactgagacacacacacacacaccaaatgagaATTAAGCCGACAacaggcatgtttatttaacaaattttgatcCACATCCGTACTTTCAGAAGATTTACCCTCCCACTGTTTAGACCAGAGAGAATGCCTCATAAGGTAACAGTTAtactgaaactagccatggcTATTCCAGCACGGTTTCTGAAGTTGTGTTCACTCTTCCAGGGTTCCAGATAGTCTTCCACAGTCTCTCTCCAAgacctccccccccccctttattttCTGTGAGGCTCCATTTGTCCAATGCCCCAGGATTCTccgcctgccttcttgaaccttctcgGGCTGGTAAAGTGTAACATGAATGTTCC includes these proteins:
- the rrn3 gene encoding RNA polymerase I-specific transcription initiation factor RRN3, giving the protein MDKDDGDFLNSPVQKTVRFGGSVAKILAKYKRGDTHDFELLKHQLSDPDIKDAQIMNWLQELRNCVTELTKEFEQLVFIVLKIPWLGRSPAVIEVYLAFLANLVSAQTVYLRSCLSMVVSNFTPGRIIIREDDVDISDSDDENENLPRSFDLCHRALQIIARYVPSTSRFLVPILREKFPFINKSPKTLECYVHNLLRITVSFPVLRREILELVIEKMLKLDVSASRNSIEEAEENAAQQAEEMAVASREECLFIMDEDEDNEHVNPPTDDRIMANPVAERLDYLMVVLLAYIKDICFVNDVLELTRTKELYKDLIAIFDKLILPTHASSHVQFVIFYLCSFKLGFAEAFLEHLWKKVQSPNNPPVIRQSAAGYIGSFLARAKFIPIVTVKACLDLLVLWVHQYIDSQDTGSKAFCDVMLHGPFYAACQAVFYTLVFRHRQMVDGNLRSGLAYLQKLNLERLVMCRLNPLKVCLPAVTNMFAAIMRKYQLVFCYTIIERNNRQQLSVVRSNAMGDCVIVQSNPLDTFFPFDPYLLKRSGTVIHGIYQVWEETDVNDTHGGKQQIKQGCRGGDEDDDFLRGETPKNDSMEGITPGSYDSHLRSPNSMGSPPIAFLQRPF